A genomic window from Nicotiana sylvestris chromosome 11, ASM39365v2, whole genome shotgun sequence includes:
- the LOC138880921 gene encoding uncharacterized protein produces the protein MEFQVLDVAVSYNLLLGRPWIHTAKVVQSTLHQMVKFEWDRQDVVLHGEDTACTIGGAIVPFIETNDDKGPWVYQIFDAVSANKIPKGKSIPHPRIASATVMIVSEMLSNGFVPGKDIKRARKMKKKVWVLPKPVPCLSRSFVRAGVTRSSVPKIHGPLIGPDGDLDEGLERMFTDVNTIEAGEGSSKADIQASPKDNFPLPNIHILIDNCAGRELGSFVDCYAGYHQILMDEEDAEKTTFITTWGTYCYRVMPFGLKNAGATYMRVITTVFHDMIHKEIEV, from the exons atggagttccaggtattggatgtcgcggtatcttataaccttttgttgggacgaccgtggatccacacGGCCAAAGTAGTGCAatccacattgcatcaaatggtcaagtttgaatgggacagacaagatgtcgtgctgcatggggaagacactgcGTGTACAATAGGAGgtgccattgtgccattcatagaaactaacgatgacaaaggtccctgggtttaccagatttttgatgcagtgtcagcaaacaagattcctaagggtaaaagcattccacaccccaggatagcttccgcaaccgtCATGATAGTTTCAGAGATGCTaagtaatgggttcgtgccaggaaaag ATATAAAGcgagctcggaaaatgaagaagaaagtttgggttcttcccaagccagtcCCGTGTCTCtctagatcttttgttagagcaggtGTCACAAGGTCGTCAGTCCCGAAAATTCATGGACCgttgattgggccagatggagatttggatGAGGGATTAGAAAGAATGTTCACAGATGTCAACacaatagaagctggagagggttccagtaaggcagacataca ggcaagcccaaaggacaactttcctttacccaacatccatatcttgatcgacaactgCGCCGGACGTGAGctcggatcttttgtagattgctatgctgggtatcatcagattctgatggatgaagaagatgcggaaaagacgacattcattacgacgtggggaacttattgctaccgggtgatgccatttggtttgaagaatgctggggccacgtACATGAGAGTAATAACTActgtatttcatgacatgatccataaagaaattgaggtgtag